A section of the Parasteatoda tepidariorum isolate YZ-2023 chromosome 6, CAS_Ptep_4.0, whole genome shotgun sequence genome encodes:
- the LOC139425764 gene encoding uncharacterized protein — MSRLPVYEIQEEQPEVTKTYKTTLRAQVDSPLMESFNQHSLHRQGFDDCHCKTCADNRRKPAIANLGALNVNESNQERHDFQFRESDESNRSFYSEQSVRKKNHNKHSRSMCRNISKHEGHAEFLYKECESISRCQSYLRQKDVEDFECKLDHSESISNKTSSNLKNPRSICKSAIKRKTFSSIICPFDKEETEETYVKFSHKEDLLSSKLNKSKHEMQADEHFNNNLKYKRYQAEVSKYNEPRSSHNSVINQKRMISPLILPFESKEEGKTQVKLSKVQEKCDTSFKGRAPSIGTSKFPFPPVARNQAQERAADSNINDSEMEFSDSDEIWYSTTAIMPARKADIHSKSNVLLKSENRDHRVSDISVKGEIKHMKKEYEEKRFQNLLSYLPKLLHDSKRNFWLLLCLILLTSGCLAGCIIRSCSEVPQQKKSRFLSLVDLFS, encoded by the exons ATGTCCCGTTTACCTGTCTATGAAATTCAGGAAGAACAACCAGAGGTaacaaaaacatacaaaacCACGCTTAGAGCACAAGTTGACAGTCCGCTTATGGAGAGCTTTAATCAACACTCTTTACATCGGCAAGGATTTGATGACTGTCATTGTAAAACGTGCGCAGACAATCGGAGAAAACCAGCAATTGCAAACTTAGGTGCATTGAATGTAAATGAATCAAATCAAGAGCGTCACGATTTTCAATTCAGAGAAAGCGATGAATCCAATCGCTCATTCTATTCTGAGCAATCAGTTCGAAAGAAAAATCACAACAAACATTCACGGAGCATGTGCAGGAATATAAGTAAACATGAAGGGCATGCAGAATTTCTATATAAAGAATGCGAGAGCATCTCTCGGTGCCAGAGCTATTTAAGACAAAAAGACGTTGAAGATTTCGAATGTAAACTCGACCACTCAGAATCGATCAGTAATAAAACGTCTAGTAATCTCAAAAATCCTAGATCTATTTGCAAATCAGCAATAAAGAGAAAAACGTTTAGTTCAATAATTTGTCCTTTCGATAAAGAAGAAACAGAGGAAACGTATGTAAAGTTTTCCCATAAAGAAGATCTATTGAGCTCTAAactgaataaaagtaaacatgAAATGCAAGCCgatgaacattttaataataatttaaaatacaaacgtTACCAGGCAGAAGTTTCTAAATATAATGAGCCTAGATCGTCTCACAACTCAGTGATCAATCAAAAACGAATGATTAGCCCACTTATACTTCCATTTGAGAgcaaagaagaaggaaaaacgCAAGTGAAACTTTCAAAAGTCCAAGAAAAGTGTGATACGAGTTTCAAAGGGAGAGCTCCTTCAATCGGCActtcaaaatttccttttcctCCTGTAGCTCGCAATCAAGCCCAAGAACGGGCAGCTGATTCGAATATCAATGACTCAGAGATGGAATTCTCGGATTCAGATGAAATTTGGTACTCAACAACGGCTATAATGCCGGCAAGAAAGGCTGATATTCACTCGAAATCAAAT gTTCTATTGAAATCAGAAAATAGAGACCATCGAGTATCAGATATATCTGTTAAAGGGGAAAttaaacatatgaaaaaagagTATGAAGAAAAGCGATTTCAAAACTTGCTTTCTTATTTGCCAAAATTACTGCAtgattcaaaaagaaatttttggcTTCTTCTCTGTCTTATTTTGCTCACTTCTGGATGTTTAGCTGGTTGCATAATACGTTCCTGCTCCGAAGTTCCTCAACAAAAAAAGTCACGATTTCTTAGCCTAGTggatttgttttcataa
- the LOC107436365 gene encoding uncharacterized protein: MARYEPVCVVNNAEEQFIDSNSGERTWEQLEQFWSTNNDRIQNLDKISQSISCNLSKHLMYGEYADKLVNKIQEESSAKMVRGADVNDIPTIYNTTGFKPYELIVIGTYIDKNIVPGFQYKVRKNSTKEYLFHGQGLTLESIGLGYGKRLTFSGNNLNNNKNYFWSDSHPQGFGLTFQTVTPNSVFRILDLISNNDIGRIIVNNPARSEDIEIATDVKDSGLVEKIANVHFSGDAVLSIASNKQKTFYEDIDVHGTAVIQRADKGSKAIIKEIKLENFIVDNCLLVPEE, translated from the exons ATGGCACGCTACGAACCAGTATGTGTAGTGAACAACGCGGAAGAACAATTCATTGATTCAAATTCCGGAGAAAGAACATGGGAGCAATTGGAACAATTCTGGAGTACCAACAATGACAGGATTCAAAATTTGGACAAAATATCTCAATCAATATCTTGTAATTTATCGAAACATCTTATGTATGGAGAATATGCCGACAAGCTTGTGAATAAGATTCaagaa gaatcatCTGCAAAAATGGTGCGAGGAGCTGATGTTAATGATATTCCCACCATATACAATACAACAGGGTTCAAACCTTATGAGTTAATTGTCATTG GTACATACATAGACAAAAATATAGTTCCTGGTTTCCAATACAAGGTGAGAAAAAACTCAACAAAAGAGTACCTTTTTCACGGACAAGGCCTAACCCTTGAAAGCATTGGTTTAGGCTACGGCAAGAGATTGACCTTCAGCGGCAACAATTTgaacaacaataaaaactatttctggtCAGACAGCCATCCTCAAGGCTTCGGACTTACATTCCAGACTGTCACACCGAACTCTGTTTTCAGAATCCTTGACCTCATATCAAACAACGACATTGGCAGAATTATAGTGAACAATCCAGCTCGATCTGAGGACATTGAAATAGCCACAGATGTAAAAGATTCTGGATTGGTAGAGAAAATTGCTAATGTCCATTTTAGCGGGGATGCTGTTCTCAGCATTGCCagcaataaacaaaaaactttttatgaagaTATTGACGTTCATGGCACCGCAGTGATTCAACGTGCTGATAAAGGATCGAAAGCaataatcaaagaaataaagttGGAAAACTTTATTGTTGACAATTGCTTACTGGTACCCGAGGAATAA